Proteins encoded together in one Triticum dicoccoides isolate Atlit2015 ecotype Zavitan chromosome 7B, WEW_v2.0, whole genome shotgun sequence window:
- the LOC119335964 gene encoding DNA-directed RNA polymerase II subunit RPB1-like: protein MDARFPYSPAEVAKAQLLQFGILSPDEIRQMSVAAIEHAETMERGKAKPGGLGDPRLGTIEEKIKCDTCMAGMAECPGHFGHLELAKPMFHIGFIKTVLSIMRCVCFNCSKILADEEDTKFKQALKISNPKNRLRRIYDACKSKKTCAGGDELEVQDEQDTDEPVKKRGGCGAQQPSITVDGMKMVAEFEATKKKTDDQDQLPELVERKQILSAERVLNVLKRISHEDCLLLGLNPKCARPDWMILQVLPIPPPHVRPSVTMDTSSSTEDDLTRQLATIIRHNENLRRQERNGAPAHIITEFAQLLQFHIATYFGDDLPGQPRGTQHSGRPIKSICSRLKAKEGWIRGNLMGKRVDFSARTVVTPDPNINIDQLGVPWSIALNLTYPETVTPYNIERLKELVEYGPHPPPGKTGAKYIIREDGQRVDLRYVKKSSDQHLQLGYKVERHLNDGDFVLFNRQPSLHKMSIMGHRIKIMPCSTFRLNLSVTSPYNADFDADEMNMHVPQSFETTAVVLELMMVSKCIVSPQANIPAMGIVQDTLLGCRKITERDTLIEKDVFMNMLMWWEDFDGKVPAPAILKPRPIWTGKQVFNLIIPKLINSISFSAWHAETECGFITPGDTMVRIEKGELLSGTLCKKTLGTSTGSLIRVIWEEAGPDAALKFLGHTQSLVNYWLLQNGFSIGIGDAIADADTMEKIDETIGTAKNDVKELIKQAQEKNLEPEPGLTMMESFENRVNQILSKAYDDAGSSAQKGLSESNNLKAMVTAGSNGSFTNISQMTACLGQQKIEGKRIPFGFVDRTLPHFTKDDYGPESRGFVGNSYLRGLTPQEFFFHAMVSREGLIDAAVKTPRQYSVEAREGHGGHHGEI from the exons ATGGACGCGAGGTTCCCGTACTCGCCGGCCGAGGTGGCCAAGGCGCAGCTCCTGCAGTTCGGCATCCTCAGCCCGGATGAAATC AGACAAATGTCAGTGGCGGCAATAGAGCATGCAGAGACTATGGAGAGGGGAAAGGCGAAGCCTGGGGGTTTGGGTGACCCTCGTTTGGGTACTATTGAGGAGAAGATCAAGTGTGATACATGTATGGCTGGGATGGCTGAGTGCCCGGGCCACTTTGGCCACCTTGAGCTTGCAAAGCCAATGTTCCACATCGGCTTCATCAAGACTGTACTCTCCATAATGAGATGTGTGTGCTTCAACTGTTCCAAGATCCTGGCAGATGAGGAGGATACCAAGTTCAAGCAGGCTCTGAAAATCAGTAACCCAAAAAATAGATTAAGAAGAATATATGATGCTTGCAAGAGCAAAAAGACTTGTGCTGGGGGTGATGAACTTGAGGTTCAAGATGAGCAGGACACTGATGAGCCAGTAAAGAAAAGAGGTGGTTGTGGTGCTCAGCAGCCAAGTATCACAGTTGATGGTATGAAGATGGTTGCAGAGTTTGAAGCAACAAAGAAGAAAACTGATGATCAAGATCAACTCCCTGAACTAGTGGAGCGAAAGCAAATTCTCTCTGCCGAGAGGGTCCTTAATGTTCTCAAGCGTATAAGTCATGAGGACTGTCTTTTGTTGGGCCTGAATCCTAAATGCGCTCGTCCTGATTGGATGATACTGCAAGTCCTTCCGATTCCTCCACCTCACGTGAGACCATCTGTCACGATGGATACTTCCTCCAGTACTGAGGATGATTTGACTCGTCAATTAGCGACGATAATTCGACATAATGAGAATTTGAGGAGGCAAGAGAGAAATGGAGCCCCAGCTCACATTATAACAGAGTTTGCTCAGCTGTTGCAGTTTCACATTGCAACGTACTTCGGCGATGATCTTCCTGGACAACCAAGGGGCACTCAGCATTCTGGAAGGCCTATAAAGTCAATTTGCAGCAGGCTGAAAGCAAAAGAAGGTTGGATTAGAGGAAACTTAATGGGCAAGCGTGTTGATTTCTCAGCTCGTACTGTCGTCACACCAGATCCGAACATCAACATTGATCAATTGGGGGTGCCTTGGAGTATTGCTTTGAATCTGACATACCCAGAAACTGTCACTCCATATAACATCGAGAGGTTGAAAGAGCTAGTAGAATATGGGCCGCACCCTCCCCCAGGGAAGACTGGTGCAAAGTACATTATCAGGGAAGATGGTCAGAGAGTGGATCTTCGCTATGTGAAGAAAAGTAGTGATCAGCATTTGCAGCTGGGTTACAAGGTGGAAAGACACCTCAATGATGGAGATTTTGTCCTTTTCAACCGGCAACCAAGCCTTCACAAAATGTCTATCATGGGGCATCGTATTAAAATTATGCCCTGCTCAACTTTCCGCCTGAACTTGTCTGTCACATCACCGTACAATGCAGATTTTGATGCGGatgaaatgaatatgcatgttcctCAGTCATTCGAGACCACAGCTGTAGTTTTAGAGTTGATGATGGTTTCAAAATGCATTGTCTCACCTCAAGCGAATATACCTGCTATGGGTATTGTCCAGGACACACTTCTTGGGTGTCGAAAAATCACCGAAAGGGACACTCTTATTGAAAAGGATGTATTTATGAACATGTTAATGTGGTGGGAAGATTTTGATGGGAAGGTCCCTGCCCCTGCCATTTTGAAACCAAGGCCGATTTGGACTGGCAAACAAGTTTTCAACTTGATTATCCCCAAGCTAATCAATTCAATAAGTTTTTCAGCCTGGCATGCTGAAACAGAGTGTGGATTTATTACTCCTGGTGATACTATGGTCCGGATAGAGAAGGGAGAGCTTCTATCTGGCACACTTTGCAAAAAAACACTTGGGACATCAACTGGAAGTCTCATTCGTGTTATTTGGGAAGAGGCAGGGCCAGATGCTGCACTGAAGTTCTTGGGTCATACACAGTCGCTGGTCAACTACTGGCTTCTGCAAAACGGTTTCAGTATTGGTATTGGAGATGCAATTGCAGATGCAGATACTATGGAGAAGATTGATGAGACAATTGGAACAGCTAAGAATGATGTGAAGGAGCTTATtaagcaagcacaagagaagaacttGGAACCTGAGCCAGGACTCACAATGATGGAATCATTTGAAAACCGAGTAAATCAGATTCTCAGCAAGGCTTATGATGATGCTGGGAGTAGTGCTCAGAAGGGTTTGTCTGAGAGCAACAATTTGAAAGCCATGGTCACTGCAGGCTCGAATGGCAGTTTCACTAATATTTCACAAATGACCGCTTGTCTCGGGCAGCAGAAAATTGAGGGCAAGCGGATTCCGTTTGGTTTTGTTGATCGTACATTACCCCACTTCACGAAAGATGACTACGGCCCCGAAAGTCGTGGGTTTGTTGGGAACTCTTACCTTCGAGGTCTGACACCACAGGAGTTTTTCTTCCATGCTATGGTTAGTAGAGAAGGTTTGATTGATGCTGCTGTTAAAACTCCGAGACAGTATTCAGTGGAGGCCCGTGAAGGCCACGGaggacatcatggtgaaatatga